One window of the Kiritimatiellales bacterium genome contains the following:
- the cysS gene encoding cysteine--tRNA ligase has protein sequence MSFKIYNTMSRTEEELVPLEPDHVRIYTCGPTVYHYAHIGNYRAYMFEDLLRRWLKYKGFKVTQVQNLTDVDDKTIRGAIENNLPLSEFTQKYKDAFFDDLKTLNIEPAEFYPAATDCIPEMIALIKTLFEKGLAYKSDDGSVYFPIDKFPAYGKLARLDREGMRAGARVAQDEYDKENAADFALWKAYDEKDGDVFWDSPWGRGRPGWHIECSAMSMKYLGETFDLHTGGIDNIFPHHEDEIAQSEGASGKLYSKYWMHCAHLQVEGKKMSKSLGNFYTLREILDKGYTGREIRYELIATHYRQSLNFTFDSLHANRAALARLDEFYAKLKERGRGGDAASTAELPAWAVEMQTKFEAALDSDLNIAGALGALFDGVHEGNKHIGSMDAKTAGAVLSLWKKLDTVLGFLEPPDIVAPPDIVALAEARAAAKQEKNFVEADRLRNAIAAAGWIVQDTPAGPKLKKN, from the coding sequence ATGAGTTTCAAAATTTACAATACGATGTCACGCACGGAAGAGGAGCTGGTTCCGCTGGAGCCGGATCACGTACGCATATACACCTGCGGTCCGACGGTTTACCACTATGCTCATATCGGAAATTACCGCGCATACATGTTTGAAGATCTGCTGCGCCGGTGGCTGAAATATAAAGGGTTCAAGGTGACGCAGGTACAGAATCTGACGGACGTTGATGACAAAACGATTCGCGGGGCGATTGAAAACAATCTGCCGCTGAGTGAATTTACGCAGAAATATAAAGATGCATTTTTTGACGATCTTAAAACGCTGAATATTGAACCGGCGGAGTTTTATCCGGCGGCGACAGACTGCATTCCGGAAATGATTGCATTGATCAAAACGCTGTTTGAAAAAGGTCTGGCGTACAAGTCGGATGACGGCTCGGTCTATTTTCCGATTGATAAATTTCCGGCGTACGGGAAGCTCGCGCGCCTCGACCGTGAAGGTATGCGCGCCGGTGCGCGTGTGGCGCAGGATGAGTACGATAAAGAAAACGCTGCGGACTTTGCGCTCTGGAAAGCCTACGATGAAAAAGACGGCGACGTGTTCTGGGATTCGCCGTGGGGCAGGGGTCGCCCGGGCTGGCATATCGAATGCTCTGCGATGAGCATGAAATATCTCGGCGAGACATTCGATCTGCATACCGGCGGCATCGATAATATTTTTCCGCACCACGAAGACGAAATCGCGCAGAGCGAAGGCGCAAGCGGAAAACTCTATTCCAAATACTGGATGCACTGCGCGCACCTGCAGGTGGAGGGCAAAAAAATGTCGAAGTCGCTCGGCAACTTTTATACGTTGCGCGAAATTCTCGACAAAGGATACACCGGCCGGGAAATCCGTTATGAACTTATCGCCACGCACTACCGGCAGTCGCTGAACTTTACCTTTGATTCGTTGCACGCCAATCGCGCCGCCCTCGCCCGTCTCGACGAATTTTATGCAAAACTGAAAGAACGCGGGCGCGGCGGGGATGCCGCATCCACCGCAGAACTTCCGGCGTGGGCGGTTGAAATGCAAACGAAATTCGAAGCCGCACTCGACAGCGATCTCAATATTGCCGGCGCCCTTGGCGCGCTGTTCGACGGCGTACACGAAGGCAATAAACATATTGGGTCAATGGATGCAAAAACCGCCGGCGCGGTTTTATCGCTGTGGAAAAAGCTCGATACCGTGCTCGGATTTCTCGAGCCGCCGGACATTGTAGCGCCGCCGGACATTGTGGCATTGGCCGAAGCGCGCGCCGCCGCCAAACAGGAAAAAAACTTTGTCGAAGCCGACCGCCTGCGCAACGCTATCGCCGCCGCGGGCTGGATTGTTCAGGATACCCCCGCCGGCCCGAAGTTGAAGAAAAACTGA
- a CDS encoding FeoC-like transcriptional regulator, translated as MLTKILQFITERGSATVKDIALHFQIDISAAEGMLQTLERKGRVERIAAGKCAGCKGCALVDPADFIIYKIPSAR; from the coding sequence ATGTTAACAAAAATTTTACAGTTTATTACTGAGCGCGGTTCTGCCACCGTCAAAGATATCGCACTCCATTTTCAAATCGATATCTCTGCCGCCGAAGGTATGCTGCAGACGCTTGAGCGGAAAGGCCGTGTCGAACGCATTGCCGCCGGAAAATGTGCCGGCTGCAAAGGTTGTGCGCTCGTCGATCCCGCTGACTTTATCATTTACAAAATTCCTTCCGCCCGGTAA
- the feoB gene encoding Fe(2+) transporter permease subunit FeoB — protein sequence MMSEITIALAGNPNCGKTTLFNALTGSHQRVGNWPGVTVERLEGSYKDGETKINVVDLPGIYSFSAYSTDEKVSREYILKEKPDVVVNILDATNLERNLYLTTQLLEMRVPVVVALNMMDIAKQRKIGIEVDHLAEHLGCPVIPTVAARKNGLNELKAAIRDIAESHAVSPTKVNYDEQVELLIDELEKKAAGDAAAAKVDSRWLAIKLLEGDVLAEEITAGKFAHDVKTASGKINVHMGDDVDVAIADGRYGFINGLAKDVVKRTLQLRRTVSDAIDKIVLNRVLGIPLFLAVMYLVFIITTNVGGAFIDFFDILFGTVFVEGFGTLLGAVNAPDWLITLLAGGIGGGIQTISTFVPPIFFIFLCLSVLEDSGYMARAAFVMDRMLRAIGLPGKAFLPMLVGFGCNVPGIMAARTLENERDRTMTVLMNPFMSCGARLPVYILFAAAFFPHSGGTVIFSIYLTGILLSVLTGLMLRTTILKGEVSTFVMELPPYHLPTFNGIILHTWNRLKGFIFRAGKVILPLVVVLSFLNTMGTDGSFGNDDSEDSILSAIGKTITPVFHPMGITDDNWPATVGLFTGIFAKEAVVGTLDALYSQLEAAEDAGEKSGEEERFDFWGGLVEAFASVPAAFQDFSGVFADPLGISAAVDLEDTEAAAEELATSVQTMTALQRYFGSKAAAVAYLLFILIYAPCVAAIAAIYRETSFRWMLFAFGYLTGLAWIVATLYYQFATFAQHPSSSAMWIAGLAVFTGLFYAVLKLAGWKKSKKKELKI from the coding sequence ATGATGAGTGAAATCACGATTGCTCTGGCTGGAAACCCGAACTGCGGCAAAACAACGCTGTTTAATGCGCTGACCGGTTCGCATCAGCGCGTCGGCAACTGGCCGGGTGTTACAGTCGAGCGGCTCGAGGGAAGCTATAAAGACGGCGAGACAAAAATCAACGTCGTTGACCTGCCGGGAATTTATTCGTTCTCCGCCTATTCGACCGACGAAAAAGTGTCGCGCGAATACATTCTCAAAGAAAAGCCCGATGTCGTTGTTAACATTCTTGATGCCACCAATCTTGAGCGCAACCTCTACCTCACCACGCAGCTTCTCGAAATGCGCGTGCCGGTCGTCGTTGCGCTCAATATGATGGATATTGCGAAACAGCGGAAAATCGGCATCGAAGTCGATCACCTTGCAGAGCACCTCGGCTGTCCGGTCATTCCCACCGTGGCGGCGCGCAAAAACGGACTGAATGAGCTGAAAGCCGCCATCCGGGACATTGCAGAGAGCCACGCCGTTTCTCCGACTAAAGTCAACTATGACGAACAGGTGGAACTGCTCATTGACGAACTCGAAAAGAAGGCCGCCGGCGATGCTGCCGCTGCGAAAGTCGATTCGCGCTGGCTCGCCATCAAGCTGCTTGAAGGTGATGTGCTCGCTGAAGAGATTACGGCCGGCAAATTTGCCCACGATGTAAAAACCGCATCCGGAAAAATCAATGTGCACATGGGTGACGATGTCGACGTGGCAATTGCCGACGGCCGTTACGGCTTTATCAACGGTCTCGCCAAAGATGTCGTCAAGCGCACTTTACAGCTGCGCCGCACCGTGTCCGACGCAATTGATAAAATTGTACTGAACCGTGTGCTCGGCATTCCGCTGTTTCTGGCGGTGATGTATCTTGTATTTATCATCACCACCAATGTCGGCGGTGCATTCATCGATTTTTTCGACATCCTGTTTGGAACCGTATTTGTTGAAGGGTTCGGTACGCTGCTCGGCGCAGTGAATGCGCCGGACTGGCTGATTACGCTGCTTGCCGGAGGAATCGGCGGCGGAATTCAAACGATTTCAACCTTTGTCCCGCCGATTTTTTTCATCTTTCTTTGCCTGTCCGTGCTGGAGGATTCCGGCTATATGGCGCGTGCGGCATTTGTGATGGACCGCATGCTGCGCGCCATCGGGCTGCCGGGCAAGGCGTTCCTGCCGATGCTTGTCGGCTTTGGCTGTAACGTACCCGGAATTATGGCGGCGCGCACACTTGAAAACGAACGCGACCGCACCATGACCGTGCTTATGAATCCGTTCATGTCCTGCGGTGCGCGGCTGCCGGTGTACATTCTGTTCGCCGCTGCGTTCTTTCCGCATTCCGGCGGCACCGTAATCTTCAGCATCTATCTCACCGGCATTCTGCTCAGCGTACTCACCGGACTGATGCTGCGCACCACGATTCTCAAAGGCGAGGTTTCAACCTTTGTGATGGAGCTGCCGCCATATCATCTGCCGACATTTAATGGCATCATACTGCACACCTGGAACCGCTTGAAGGGTTTTATTTTCCGCGCCGGGAAAGTTATTCTGCCGTTGGTTGTCGTCCTCAGTTTTCTCAATACCATGGGGACTGACGGCTCGTTCGGTAACGATGACAGTGAAGATTCCATTCTCAGTGCTATCGGCAAAACCATCACGCCGGTATTTCATCCCATGGGAATCACTGACGATAACTGGCCGGCCACCGTCGGGCTCTTCACCGGAATTTTTGCCAAAGAAGCCGTTGTCGGAACACTCGACGCACTCTATTCACAGCTTGAAGCGGCGGAAGATGCCGGAGAAAAGAGCGGAGAAGAAGAGCGGTTCGATTTCTGGGGCGGACTGGTTGAAGCGTTTGCCTCAGTTCCGGCGGCCTTTCAAGACTTTTCCGGTGTCTTTGCTGATCCGCTCGGTATTTCTGCCGCCGTTGATCTTGAAGATACGGAAGCCGCCGCCGAAGAGCTTGCAACATCCGTACAAACGATGACGGCGCTGCAGCGCTACTTCGGCAGCAAAGCCGCAGCTGTGGCATATCTGCTCTTCATTCTCATCTATGCGCCGTGTGTCGCCGCCATCGCCGCCATCTACCGCGAAACAAGTTTCCGGTGGATGCTCTTTGCGTTTGGTTATCTCACCGGCCTCGCATGGATCGTTGCAACGCTTTATTATCAGTTCGCCACCTTTGCACAGCATCCTTCATCCTCTGCAATGTGGATTGCCGGACTTGCTGTTTTCACCGGACTGTTTTACGCTGTACTGAAACTGGCGGGATGGAAAAAAAGCAAAAAGAAAGAATTAAAAATTTAA
- a CDS encoding Mur ligase domain-containing protein, with product MNFHFTGIGGTGMNGVAQLAACAGYSVSGSDRTANPEIFPVLEAAGIRIVPQDGSGITPETAAVIYSTAIEADNPDLIRAHTLGVPVYHRADMLAQLCGGKELIAVAGTAGKSTVTGLLGWIFECLGKDPAVYCGAPVLNWKVDAAPPPRNKKKKCGGGAASTLGNVRFGNGPWIIEADESDKSFLKFYPHHAIITNIAPDHFPLPELEKLFAEFEAQVSGVVIKTPEHFAVSSPMPGRHNIENVNNALTLCKALGFDLQKCMAAVRSFQGIERRLERVSDKVIDDFAHSPIKIEAAIEAVSEIWPEFSVCWRPHGFAPLFNGLAGFIETFHNAWRAGAMSHLFIMPVFYAGGTASRKIDSEGFVEQLNAAGIPAEYAPDFPALEHRLRAMNLPVLSMGARDPELPKFARRLASLLK from the coding sequence ATGAATTTTCATTTTACAGGCATCGGCGGAACAGGCATGAACGGCGTAGCGCAACTGGCGGCGTGCGCCGGTTATTCCGTTTCAGGCTCCGACCGCACCGCAAATCCGGAAATATTCCCGGTGCTGGAGGCCGCCGGCATTCGCATTGTGCCGCAGGACGGCTCCGGTATCACGCCGGAAACCGCCGCCGTCATTTACAGCACCGCGATTGAAGCGGACAATCCTGATCTGATTCGCGCGCACACACTAGGTGTGCCGGTGTACCATCGCGCGGACATGCTCGCGCAGCTGTGCGGCGGCAAAGAACTGATCGCGGTGGCCGGCACCGCCGGAAAATCAACCGTTACCGGACTGCTCGGCTGGATTTTTGAATGTCTGGGGAAAGATCCGGCGGTATATTGCGGCGCGCCGGTACTGAACTGGAAAGTAGACGCGGCGCCCCCGCCGCGTAATAAAAAAAAGAAATGCGGCGGGGGCGCCGCATCTACTTTAGGCAACGTGCGCTTTGGAAACGGACCGTGGATTATTGAAGCGGATGAGAGCGATAAATCGTTTTTAAAATTTTATCCGCACCATGCCATTATTACCAATATCGCGCCGGATCATTTTCCGCTGCCGGAACTGGAAAAGCTGTTTGCTGAATTTGAAGCGCAGGTTTCCGGTGTCGTAATTAAAACACCGGAACACTTTGCTGTCTCCTCGCCGATGCCCGGCCGGCACAATATCGAAAACGTGAACAATGCGCTGACGCTGTGCAAAGCGCTCGGGTTCGATCTGCAGAAATGTATGGCCGCCGTGCGGTCGTTTCAAGGTATTGAACGGCGGCTGGAGCGCGTGAGTGATAAAGTGATCGACGATTTTGCACACAGTCCAATTAAGATTGAAGCGGCGATTGAAGCGGTATCAGAAATCTGGCCGGAGTTTTCTGTGTGCTGGCGCCCGCACGGCTTTGCACCGCTGTTCAACGGACTGGCCGGATTTATTGAAACATTCCACAATGCGTGGCGTGCCGGCGCAATGAGCCATCTCTTTATTATGCCCGTCTTTTATGCCGGCGGAACGGCGAGCCGGAAAATTGATTCAGAAGGTTTTGTCGAACAGCTAAACGCTGCCGGAATTCCGGCAGAATATGCACCGGATTTCCCGGCGCTTGAACACCGGTTACGTGCAATGAATCTGCCGGTGCTCTCCATGGGCGCGCGCGATCCGGAATTACCGAAGTTCGCGCGCAGACTTGCCTCATTGTTAAAATAA
- a CDS encoding FeoA family protein, whose protein sequence is MKLKEMKAGETGKISGYSTSDKLYRQKLIQMGLVKGVEFKLIRIAPLGDPAEISIHGCSVTLRKAEADALEVEKI, encoded by the coding sequence ATGAAACTGAAAGAGATGAAAGCCGGCGAAACCGGAAAAATTTCCGGCTACAGCACATCCGATAAACTCTACCGGCAGAAACTCATCCAGATGGGTCTTGTGAAAGGCGTCGAATTTAAGCTGATTCGCATCGCACCGCTCGGTGATCCGGCAGAGATCTCAATTCACGGCTGCAGTGTTACACTGCGTAAAGCAGAAGCCGATGCGCTGGAAGTGGAAAAAATTTAA
- a CDS encoding FeoA domain-containing protein: protein MRHRRFRFRFRKCKPKHCEQCGLRPLCSCIAGTAVTVISNKDKKTFEMGICNGAGVRIVENRATDSSMIVDAGEGRYIIDKDIARCIKVR from the coding sequence ATGCGGCATCGTCGTTTTAGATTTAGATTTCGTAAATGCAAACCGAAACACTGCGAACAGTGCGGACTTCGTCCGTTGTGCAGCTGCATTGCCGGCACTGCTGTCACCGTTATATCCAACAAAGATAAAAAGACGTTTGAAATGGGGATCTGCAACGGCGCCGGCGTTCGCATTGTTGAAAACCGCGCAACCGACTCCAGCATGATCGTCGACGCCGGTGAGGGGCGTTACATCATCGACAAAGACATCGCACGCTGCATTAAAGTGAGATGA
- a CDS encoding GNAT family N-acetyltransferase: MVTVEIVTTADAAARLDELLWVVLWRPLSLPRDIRRTFSLEGEEFELLAQENGQGVGGLVAVWTGGSGIELRHLAVAPHAQGHGIGRSLVMELYRIAKIKNCRRIHTIARNTSGEFFRTLGFQTAPGQAPEHPVFLEHGITFELMERFVEQSTPADCSTAVRSLSG; the protein is encoded by the coding sequence ATGGTGACAGTAGAGATCGTGACGACAGCCGATGCTGCTGCAAGGCTGGATGAACTTCTTTGGGTAGTTCTGTGGCGGCCATTGAGTCTGCCGCGCGATATACGCCGCACATTCAGCTTGGAGGGTGAGGAATTTGAGCTACTTGCTCAAGAAAATGGGCAAGGGGTCGGAGGATTGGTTGCTGTATGGACCGGCGGTAGCGGAATTGAGCTTCGGCATCTGGCCGTCGCTCCTCATGCCCAAGGGCACGGCATCGGTCGCAGTCTTGTCATGGAACTTTACCGTATCGCTAAAATCAAGAACTGCCGGCGTATTCATACCATCGCTCGCAATACGTCTGGTGAGTTCTTCAGAACGCTTGGGTTTCAAACCGCTCCGGGTCAGGCACCAGAACACCCCGTTTTTCTCGAACATGGTATTACATTCGAACTCATGGAAAGATTCGTCGAACAAAGCACTCCAGCCGACTGTTCAACCGCTGTGCGGTCCCTCAGCGGCTGA
- a CDS encoding LbtU family siderophore porin: MNRMQLAVAGIGVAITLGAAAQDVPVNKAEFDQLQAEVQELKALLHNKHRDEAAAEKSSSMHDALALAVEALPENFEFGALFEVEGSYRRERKGGDKESDITMATVELSAGWQLLDWLRGDLGFLYEEDDTEPMEVDQAMITIGSTDKFPLYFQAGKMYVPFGNFDTFFITDPVVLELAESRETAALLGFKKGGFMASVSVFNSDVDTEDGGDHIENAVLAASYSMESDNFAFAVGSALIRNMFTADTLNDEVDDFRAAGGNVYLDDDTGGFNAWATLTYGRATLIAEYVKALDAVMFDDGADAAKIKPESFNLELGLEVTDRIGAAVKYERSRRIADIFAKNRCGFVGSYILAENDICTLTASVEYMREDFGAGERDADVVTGQLALEF, encoded by the coding sequence ATGAATAGAATGCAATTGGCTGTTGCGGGAATCGGCGTTGCAATAACACTTGGGGCGGCGGCACAGGATGTGCCGGTGAACAAGGCGGAATTTGATCAACTTCAGGCGGAAGTGCAGGAGCTGAAAGCATTGCTGCATAATAAGCACCGGGACGAAGCGGCGGCGGAAAAATCTTCTTCAATGCATGACGCTCTGGCATTGGCGGTGGAGGCGCTGCCGGAAAATTTCGAGTTCGGCGCGCTGTTTGAAGTAGAAGGCAGTTATCGCCGTGAACGCAAAGGCGGCGACAAAGAGAGTGATATTACAATGGCGACAGTGGAACTGTCGGCCGGCTGGCAGCTGCTCGACTGGCTGCGCGGTGATCTGGGCTTTCTTTATGAAGAGGACGATACAGAACCGATGGAGGTCGATCAGGCGATGATCACGATCGGCAGCACTGATAAATTTCCGCTCTATTTCCAGGCCGGAAAAATGTACGTCCCGTTCGGAAATTTTGACACTTTTTTCATTACCGATCCGGTTGTGCTCGAGCTCGCGGAGTCGCGCGAAACGGCGGCGCTGCTGGGATTTAAAAAGGGCGGATTTATGGCGAGCGTGAGCGTATTCAACAGCGATGTGGATACAGAGGACGGCGGCGACCACATTGAAAACGCGGTGCTGGCGGCATCGTATTCAATGGAGAGTGATAATTTTGCCTTTGCGGTCGGCAGTGCACTGATTCGCAATATGTTTACTGCTGATACGCTGAATGATGAAGTGGATGACTTTCGCGCTGCCGGCGGTAATGTGTATCTTGACGACGACACCGGCGGGTTTAATGCATGGGCAACGTTAACGTACGGCCGTGCAACATTGATTGCGGAATATGTAAAAGCGCTGGACGCTGTGATGTTTGACGATGGAGCAGATGCAGCTAAAATCAAACCGGAATCATTCAATCTTGAGCTCGGCCTTGAAGTGACGGATAGAATCGGCGCGGCTGTGAAATATGAAAGGAGCCGCCGGATCGCCGATATTTTTGCGAAAAACCGCTGCGGCTTTGTCGGCAGTTATATTCTGGCGGAGAATGACATTTGTACGCTGACGGCATCGGTGGAATACATGCGCGAAGATTTCGGTGCCGGCGAACGCGATGCAGACGTGGTGACCGGTCAGCTCGCCCTCGAGTTTTAA
- a CDS encoding DUF481 domain-containing protein, translating into MRNMFVFVACTAVLSAGIADEVRTTDGFVLQGKISAINSDELVIQTEQFGELKVPRATIEKIKTDELASVRLTDDSVIVGGVDAPAPDAVSISGEHVNTTVELKQVQELWPQSGQDPRIVAKQKEIDALQRKWKAEATASAGGKEGNTKEKNLSVSGEAVLEGLQDELKFYGRYSRKETDRRKNTDERLGGAQYTSYLFDPLGWYARTEVENDEFEDIRLRVTVAGGLAYRWANEDHYKLSGRTGLSYRHESYYTSGQDDEGRVGLDFGVSHYYRFKNHWEIKNELTYTPSVEDAKDYLMTQDSTLTMPLAGTEQWNFRVGLRNEYNNAVSPGRDHLDTTWYAAVTVKTK; encoded by the coding sequence ATGAGAAATATGTTTGTTTTTGTTGCCTGTACGGCGGTTCTATCCGCCGGAATCGCTGATGAAGTCCGTACGACAGACGGCTTTGTGCTGCAGGGAAAAATTTCGGCGATTAACAGCGATGAGCTCGTTATCCAAACCGAACAGTTTGGCGAGCTGAAGGTGCCGCGCGCTACGATTGAAAAAATTAAAACGGATGAACTGGCGTCGGTGCGGCTGACGGACGATTCGGTGATTGTCGGCGGTGTGGATGCGCCGGCGCCGGATGCGGTCAGCATCAGCGGCGAACATGTGAATACAACGGTGGAGCTGAAACAGGTGCAGGAACTCTGGCCGCAGAGCGGCCAGGATCCGCGCATTGTTGCGAAACAGAAAGAGATTGATGCATTGCAGCGCAAATGGAAAGCCGAAGCAACCGCATCCGCCGGCGGTAAAGAAGGCAATACGAAAGAGAAAAACCTTTCGGTGTCCGGCGAAGCAGTACTGGAAGGTCTGCAGGATGAATTGAAATTTTACGGCCGGTATTCCCGCAAAGAAACCGACCGCCGAAAAAATACTGACGAACGTCTCGGCGGCGCACAATACACCTCTTATCTTTTTGATCCGCTCGGCTGGTATGCGCGTACCGAAGTCGAGAACGATGAATTTGAAGATATCCGCCTGCGCGTCACCGTCGCCGGCGGTCTGGCATATCGCTGGGCGAACGAAGATCATTATAAACTCTCCGGACGCACCGGTTTGTCGTACCGCCACGAAAGCTATTATACAAGCGGTCAGGATGATGAGGGCCGCGTCGGTCTCGACTTCGGAGTGTCGCATTATTACCGCTTCAAAAATCACTGGGAAATTAAGAACGAGCTGACTTATACGCCGTCGGTCGAAGACGCGAAGGATTATTTGATGACGCAGGACTCCACCCTCACGATGCCGTTGGCCGGCACAGAGCAGTGGAACTTCCGCGTCGGACTGCGGAACGAGTACAACAACGCCGTGTCGCCGGGGCGCGATCATCTCGACACCACCTGGTACGCCGCCGTTACTGTAAAAACGAAATAA